The sequence AgaccactctcaagaagagtggtgcaGAAAAACTTAAGCCACACTACTATGGCCCTTTCAGAATTATTAGACAAGTAGGTGAGGTGTCTTACGAGCTTGAACTACTAGCGGATAGCAGAgtacataatgtttttcatgtatcACGCCTCAAGAAGGCGTTGGCCCATCGATTTGTTCCTTATGCAGTATTGCCACCCCTAGATAATGAGGGGAAATTGATTCTGATACCTAAGTCTATATTGGATGTCAGGGAGAGACAGCTACGAAGATGGGTTATCAGAGAATACTTGATTAAATGGAAATATTTATTGGTAGAACATGCTACATGGAAGAGTGAAGAATTTTTATAGCATTCAGAGttgagattgcttggggacaagcaatttcaaggagggcagattgtgatgtccccttcttgtTGACATCGGTTTTTCAGTAAGATTAGCCTATCATTATGACCCTCATAGGCTAATGAGGATGGTTAGAGGGTCTCGTGAGGATTGTATCATCTCCAATGTTCAGAATGCTTTAATTTGGTCTTCATTTGGCATCAATTGGACATCATTTTttctacttactatttatagtaagtattgGGGTGTTCAAGAACgacactttctatttttagtagaaGTGTATGGTCACATGGGGAAAAGCAGGGTGTACTCCCATTTCAACCGACACAAAGAAATATTAAGTATTTTGAGAGTTATTAATGTTTATGTGGTcaaattaataataaatcatttaataaaGTGAATATAAAGTTATAACTTAACTTTGTAACATGAGGGTCTAGGCATCATGAGAAGGGGgccaaaatattaattaattatgtgcaCACAACCCAAGGTCATTATTTCATTAAATGATGCCAACTTAATGTAATAATAGTTAATGTTATTAAGAGAGCTTTTTGGGAGAAAATCGAACTTCCTTGAGGATTATACATGTTTGACAAGAAGAAGTTCGATCATTATTGTTTATCATTTATTTTCATGACTTTGTGGAGAGCAGAGACCAAGGGTTTTAGTCTTCATCAGCCATTGGAGAACGAGATAATTTTTAGTGTTGCAGCCATTTGAATTGGTGAAATATCCAGTGAATTTGGCTTTCAGTGGGGACTTCAATTAGGGGTTCCATTTGTGCTAAATCAGTGAAGTTTGAGGGTTGAATCTAGCCAGCTTGAGGGATTAATAGTTGCAGATTGGAGACCTAAGATAGGTGGTATTTTGCCAATAGTCACCCATCATTTTTTAGCTGCAAATCACTTCCATATACCTCAACAATACAACTGCAAGTAGGGCGAATTAGCAAGAAGGCGATTTTGCAAAGGGAAgctttaaaaattcttcaaaaatattAAAAGGTGGTAGCTTAACATTAAGAGCCTAGTGCAACAATTTCTGAGCAAATTGATAGATGATTGCAGCAGCCAGATCATTCATATCAGGTTCATTAATGCTGTAGTAATTGATTTTTTGTAAGGAATTCCAATAAAGTCTTCAAACTTTGCATTTCAAGGAAATAGTTTGTGAACATAGCATGATAGATTAACTTTGAATGATTTCCAGTCTTGAATGCATTAGTTTAGTTGTAAGTTTGTTGCAAAATTCCCATTTGACAAACCCTAtccaaaaagcacaaaaaaaaattgcacttgaAATTCAGTATTTGGGAATCTTTGACATTGTGGACAAAGAGGTTCTCTACATGGGTCAAAAGTTGGAAAACACCATCGTCGATGGGGGATCAAGAGTTAATGCGTTGTCAGAGGACACTTGGAAATGTTTGGGCAAGCTGACACTCTGGTCGCCGATCTTCCACTTGGTAGGTGTCGACTAAAACAACATTGAGccattgggaacattgatggcacaaaaagtagtGTTTGCGACACAACAATTTTTCGTGGACTTCGTGGGACAGAGGTGTGGAAGACCAAGATGATGACCACTCACAGTCCCAAATGACAATGTTTCTACAAGAACATGATGAGAAATTAGCTGGGAGAGTCAGCTTATAACATAAATATAGTAAAGCCTATACATATGGTAATATGTCACTGACAATTGAAAGGTTTTCAACATTTGAAGAATAAAAGGAAGGTCCAAGAAAGAATTATGACAGAGATAGAGGAGAGGATAGTCATGATGGACAGGTTCCAAGCAACATTGAGACAACATGGATGACAATCCTTAAGTAAAGATGAACAAGCCTGTTATGAGAAAAAATTATCAAATGGAGAAATGCATTTGTCATTCTTACACTTCAAGGATAATGGGGTCTTCAAGACAGAATAAATGTGTTTATGAGACAGTCATTCAAGAAATGCTATGACAATCAATGGATTGTTAATAAGAGGAAGCACCATCATAAGCAAGACTTACCATAATCACAAGAAATAGGCAAAAGGTTGATATGTGTAAATGTATACACAagcaaaagaagaaaaggaa is a genomic window of Cryptomeria japonica chromosome 7, Sugi_1.0, whole genome shotgun sequence containing:
- the LOC131856494 gene encoding uncharacterized protein LOC131856494 produces the protein MSIQMTPFVALYGYEAPSFLVLLLSNSRVPSAGDLLQESRDIMKVLKENIVKAQNQQKQYANHKRTKRSFKVGDMVIIRQVGEVSYELELLADSRVHNVFHVSRLKKALAHRFVPYAVLPPLDNEGKLILIPKSILDVRERQLRRWVIREYLIKWKYLLVEHATWKSEEFL